One endosymbiont of Galathealinum brachiosum genomic region harbors:
- the gltA gene encoding citrate (Si)-synthase (type II enzyme; in Escherichia coli this enzyme forms a trimer of dimers which is allosterically inhibited by NADH and competitively inhibited by alpha-ketoglutarate; allosteric inhibition is lost when Cys206 is chemically modified which also affects hexamer formation; forms oxaloacetate and acetyl-CoA and water from citrate and coenzyme A; functions in TCA cycle, glyoxylate cycle and respiration; enzyme from Helicobacter pylori is not inhibited by NADH), which produces MADKYSLTNSATGDCVNLDLVSGTDGPSALDITALYKEKGLLAFDPGFVSTASCTSSITYIDGEKGILRYRGYPIEQLAAKSNFLEVAHLLLYGELPTATELVDFESIIMHHTMIRETMRTFFDGFHYNAHPMAIMIGVTGSMSAFYHDSLDIHNPRHREISAHRMIAKIPTIAAACYKHNVGEPFIYPRNDLDYCGNFLHMMFATPCEEYVPNKTAIEAMNLLFILHADHEQNASTSTVRLAGSSGANPFACIASGIASLWGPAHGGANEAVLKMLEEIGDVSNIPKYIAKAKDKNDPFRLMGFGHRVYRNFDPRATLIREMCHKVLAEISDKDNPLLQLAGELEEVALKDEYFIERKLYPNVDYYSGIIYRALNIPANMFTVMFSIARTVGWVAHWSEMISDPSQRIGRPRQIYVGAKQRDYVPIDKR; this is translated from the coding sequence ATGGCAGATAAGTACAGCTTAACCAATTCAGCTACCGGTGACTGTGTAAACCTGGACTTAGTTTCGGGTACAGATGGCCCTTCAGCGCTCGACATAACTGCACTATATAAAGAAAAAGGTTTATTAGCATTTGACCCGGGCTTTGTATCTACCGCCAGCTGTACAAGCTCAATCACCTACATAGATGGTGAAAAAGGTATTTTACGTTACCGTGGATATCCAATTGAGCAACTTGCCGCTAAAAGTAATTTTCTGGAAGTTGCGCATTTGTTGTTGTATGGAGAATTACCAACAGCAACTGAACTGGTCGATTTTGAAAGCATCATCATGCACCACACAATGATTCGTGAAACAATGCGAACGTTTTTTGATGGATTCCATTATAACGCTCACCCTATGGCAATCATGATCGGTGTAACCGGTTCTATGTCTGCGTTTTATCATGACTCACTCGATATACATAACCCCCGTCATCGTGAAATTTCTGCTCACCGAATGATCGCTAAAATTCCAACTATCGCTGCTGCCTGTTACAAACATAATGTGGGCGAACCGTTTATATATCCTAGAAATGATCTAGATTATTGTGGTAATTTTCTACACATGATGTTCGCTACCCCCTGCGAAGAATACGTACCGAACAAAACAGCTATTGAAGCCATGAATCTGTTATTTATCTTACATGCAGACCATGAACAAAATGCCAGTACCTCAACGGTTCGCTTAGCCGGTAGTTCTGGAGCAAACCCGTTTGCCTGCATTGCATCAGGTATTGCATCACTGTGGGGGCCTGCTCATGGCGGTGCAAATGAAGCTGTTTTGAAAATGCTTGAAGAAATTGGTGATGTATCAAACATACCTAAATATATAGCCAAAGCAAAAGATAAAAATGACCCGTTCCGTTTAATGGGATTCGGTCATCGCGTTTATCGTAACTTTGATCCACGCGCTACACTGATACGTGAAATGTGCCATAAAGTTCTCGCTGAAATCTCCGATAAAGATAACCCATTGCTACAACTTGCGGGTGAACTGGAAGAAGTTGCTTTGAAAGATGAATATTTCATTGAAAGAAAACTCTATCCAAACGTTGATTACTATTCAGGCATTATTTATAGAGCGTTAAATATTCCCGCCAATATGTTTACGGTTATGTTCTCAATCGCGAGAACAGTTGGATGGGTCGCACACTGGAGTGAAATGATATCTGATCCATCACAACGAATTGGAAGACCTCGTCAGATATATGTTGGCGCTAAACAAAGAGATTATGTGCCAATAGACAAGCGTTAA
- a CDS encoding penicillin-binding protein activator LpoB yields the protein MGRVISVVALSALLAFTAGCNKKVSRVDTNAVTDLSGKWNDTDSRLVSREMIDDVLTRRWLTKFNRAKGKPPTVIVGTVRNLSHEHINTRTFIRDLEKELINSGEVEFVASASERDEIRSERRDQDLNASESTRKAMGNEAGADFMLKGTINTIVDAASGSQARFYQVDLTLIDLESNRKVWVGQKKIKKTVEKSSFGF from the coding sequence CTGGGCCGAGTCATTTCTGTAGTGGCATTAAGTGCTTTATTGGCCTTTACAGCGGGTTGTAACAAAAAAGTTAGCCGTGTTGATACAAATGCAGTTACCGATTTAAGTGGTAAGTGGAATGACACGGACTCACGACTGGTTTCTCGTGAAATGATTGACGATGTTCTAACACGTCGTTGGTTAACCAAGTTCAATCGTGCCAAGGGCAAGCCGCCAACTGTTATTGTGGGTACTGTTCGTAACCTGAGCCATGAACATATAAATACTCGTACGTTTATTCGCGATCTGGAAAAAGAGTTAATTAACTCTGGTGAAGTTGAATTTGTGGCATCTGCTTCAGAGCGTGATGAAATTCGTTCAGAACGTCGTGATCAGGATTTAAATGCAAGTGAGAGCACACGTAAAGCAATGGGTAATGAAGCCGGCGCTGATTTTATGCTGAAAGGCACAATCAATACTATCGTAGATGCAGCAAGTGGCTCACAGGCGCGTTTCTATCAGGTTGATTTGACGTTGATTGATCTAGAAAGCAACCGTAAAGTCTGGGTTGGTCAGAAGAAAATCAAGAAAACTGTTGAGAAAAGTAGCTTTGGTTTCTAA